A genomic segment from bacterium encodes:
- the rpsH gene encoding 30S ribosomal protein S8, with protein sequence MSMTDPIADLLTRIRNAQQAGHAKTTVPGSGIKKQILGILRTNGFIKGFDVKPGTVGQEEVIIDLFPWVDENKVLTGLKRVSRPGRRVYVDRDEVPNVLNGLGIAIISTSRGVVTDNEARTLGVGGELLCEIW encoded by the coding sequence ATGTCTATGACTGATCCGATTGCCGATCTGTTGACCCGCATCCGCAACGCGCAGCAGGCCGGGCACGCGAAAACGACGGTTCCGGGTAGCGGGATCAAAAAACAGATCTTGGGGATTCTCCGGACGAACGGTTTCATCAAGGGATTTGACGTGAAGCCCGGCACCGTGGGGCAAGAGGAAGTCATTATCGATCTCTTCCCCTGGGTCGATGAAAATAAGGTTTTGACAGGGCTGAAGCGGGTGAGCCGGCCCGGTCGTCGCGTCTATGTGGACCGCGATGAAGTGCCCAATGTCCTCAACGGCTTGGGAATCGCCATCATCTCCACCTCCCGGGGCGTTGTGACCGACAACGAGGCCCGCACCCTGGGCGTAGGCGGGGAATTGCTCTGCGAAATCTGGTGA
- a CDS encoding type Z 30S ribosomal protein S14, translated as MAKKCLIAKQKKTPKFGVRAYTRCQKCGRPRGYLRRFKLCRICFRNLALRGEIPGVTKSSW; from the coding sequence GTGGCAAAAAAATGTCTGATCGCCAAACAGAAGAAGACACCGAAATTTGGCGTTCGTGCCTATACCCGTTGCCAGAAGTGCGGACGCCCGCGCGGGTATCTGCGGCGCTTCAAGCTTTGCCGCATTTGCTTCCGGAACCTGGCCCTTCGGGGGGAGATCCCCGGGGTCACGAAGTCGAGCTGGTAG